The window GCCGCACTGCAGCACCTGGCCCACCTGGGCGCCACCGAACCCGACCACGCCATTTCGAAGCGCGGGTGACGCGCGTGGCTCCACCGAAGACGGCGGCGCTCCCTCGACGCTGGCGGTCTCTGACCACCGACCAGCTGTTCGAGGGAGCCCGCTTCATGCTGACACGAGAGGAAGACGTGGACGCACACGCCCTGCGCCGCAGGGGGTGGTCGATCTCCGCGATCGCCCGCCACCTGGGCAAAGACCGAAAAACCATTCGGGCGTACTTAAACGGTGAGCGGACCGCCGGCGTCCGGGCGCCGGCCGGCCCGGACGTGTTCGAACCGTTCGTTACCTACTGCCGGGAGCGGCTGGTCGAGGACCCGCACCTGTGGGCGACCGCCCTGTACGACGAGCTGCTGCAGCTGGGCTACGACCGTTCCTACCCGCGGCTGACGCACAACCTGCGGGCCCGGCAGCTGCGGCCGGTGTGCCATGCGTGCCGGCCGGCCGGCGGCCGCCCGGCAGCGGTGATCGAGCACCCGCCGGCCGAGGAAACCCAATGGGACTGGGTCGAGCTGCCCGACCCGCCCAAGAGCTGGGACGGCTACGGATCCAAGGCGTTCCTGCTCGTCGGCGCCCTGTCCCATTCCGGCAAGTGGCGTGGGGTGCTGGCCGAGGCGATGGACCAGCCGCAGCTGATCGACGCGCAGCACCAGGTCGTGGTCCGGCTCGGCGGGCTGACCCGGGTCTGGCGGTTCGACCGGATGGCCACGGTCGTGTATCCGGGCAGCGGCAACGTCACCGACTCCTACGCAGCGGTCGCGAAACATTATGGAGTGCAGGTTAAACCGTGCCCGCCCCGGCGGGGCAACCGCAAGGGTGTGGTCGAGAAGGCCAACCACACCGCCGCGCAACGATGGTGGCGCACCCTGCCCGACGACATCACCGTCGCCGCCGCCCAAGCCCGGCTCGACGAGTTCTGCGCCACCGTCGGTGATGCCCGGGACCGGGTCGATGTCGACGGGAACCGATGCACCGTCGCGGATCTGGCCGCCCGTGAGCGGCTCGCCCCGCTGCCGGCGGCGGCGTTCC of the Actinomycetota bacterium genome contains:
- a CDS encoding IS21 family transposase; protein product: MLTREEDVDAHALRRRGWSISAIARHLGKDRKTIRAYLNGERTAGVRAPAGPDVFEPFVTYCRERLVEDPHLWATALYDELLQLGYDRSYPRLTHNLRARQLRPVCHACRPAGGRPAAVIEHPPAEETQWDWVELPDPPKSWDGYGSKAFLLVGALSHSGKWRGVLAEAMDQPQLIDAQHQVVVRLGGLTRVWRFDRMATVVYPGSGNVTDSYAAVAKHYGVQVKPCPPRRGNRKGVVEKANHTAAQRWWRTLPDDITVAAAQARLDEFCATVGDARDRVDVDGNRCTVADLAARERLAPLPAAAFPVEVSVPRVVSAQALVSFRGNRYSVPPELAGGPVSVTHRLNSPVLLFVTDNGVTVALHHRVADGTGATIRSEHHVTALNKAALAAFTTARPHRRKERIPPGPAALFAADVLRGTTTDTEPVVDLAAYAAAAAARRNLP